The sequence CTCTGAGCACCAACCTGTTATTTCCTGAGCTGAGCTCCCTCACACCCTCACTAACGCACCTCGGCTCTGTCCAGGAGCATCCGCTTGCTCTCCTGGGACCAGCCTTCACCCGAGTAGAGAATAAGTATCCCTCTGTGGTCACATGGGGGGAATTTGTGACAAAGAGGGCAGGATGATGTAATGGTTAGAGAACTggatttctgggttctattcccaggtctTCCACTCGTTGGCTTTgtgacaagtcacttcatttctctcccTCCGTTTACCCAGCTGAAAAACAGGTGCAATACCACTTACCTACTTTACAGGATTGCTGGGCATAATTTGTGTCTCCgagagcctccctcccaccaccgCTTTCGTCTGTCACCTGACTGAACGCTCTTTTGGCCAGGGACCAGGTCTGGTTCAattgtctgtacagcaccaaaCGCAGGGCTGATGGCAAGCAAACATAGCGTAATGATTTCAAGGAAGTAAGGGGGTTATTTTGACTGTCAAGTCTCTACAAATCCTGAGGAGAGGAAAAAGTTTCTTCAGAAAAGGCTCTACAGTAACCTGGGGAAAGCTCTCGTGTGAACGCAGGCTGCCGCGAGGAGCAGCAAACGCTAAAACGGAAGGCGGTCTCCAGGGACAGGAGTCTCATCACAGCTGTCCCGTGTGGGGGATGCGGCTTCTGATCTATTTCAGAACGACGCGGCACGTTTGATCTGGATTTTAAAACTTCACTCTCTTCTGAGATTACAGCCTGGCCATGCCCATGGGGGACAGCATGAAACGCACATGCCTCTagctaagggggtggggaggaaaaccAGCCCCCAGTTCCCTTCCAGCAAGGCAGGGCAGCCCCCTTTCTGTGGCTGAAAAACCCACACACCGATGAGACTTTTTCTTAATAATTAGCTGTTCTAAAGATGAATGATGTTTGATATTCTAAACCAGACCAGGCCTGTCCTATTTCCAGGCCCGATACAAGAAGAACTAAGGCCCTAAGGTAACAAGGCGGAGGAACATTAGTGCAGCCCTGCGACTGCACCAACTGGCCTCCGAAGCACAGGAAGGTTGACGCATGGGATTCTcacctcaggagacctgggttcgaaTCCCAACTTCACTCCAAGAATGTCATGAGGGACTCTGCTATTGCCAATCTGATGTGGAAAGTGCACGGGTAGCAGGACAAAACCCTATAATCAATGCCTAGCCTCAGGGGAGACGTGTAGCAGCCACCCTCCCTGACTTGAATGGCTGATCTGTCCAGCATATACCTGGGAATGTTTGGCGGGTCTTTGCTTAGGAGGTGGCACGGCCTAGAACAGGGATGGACGTTGGCAGGTCACAGCCAGGGCAAACGGCTCCTTTTCGCAAGCACCAGGTTCACCTTAAGGAGAAGGGACGAGAGCCTGGGCGCTCGCAGTGCAAAGCTCAGAGCCAACATGACCCACGCCAACTGCGGGATCCCTTGCCAAGGGCCTCATTCACAGCCACATGCTACCAAATGCAACTGATTAAGGCTGGTCATTTCACCTTTATGTACACCCAGCTCCCACAATGGGGCTGAGTGACACAATGCACAAACCAACCTACGGAACTCACTGCCCCAAGGTATCATTAAGACCAGGAGCTTAGAgaactaaaacaaaaacattcataTAGATAACGAGACCTTCCAGGTACAACAGAGAATAAGACAAACAGGAAcccccatgcttcagggcatataTCAGCCACTAGCCATCAGGGGTCAGGCAGTAACTTCCCTCAAGGGCAAATTATTCTGTAATTGTCCACTAGGGGATTCCCtgaaccttcctctgcagcaaatGGCCTTGgtcactgctggagacagggtaCTAGTTTAAACAAGGACCACAGGTCTGAGCCTGTATAGCAAATTCCTGTGCTCCACTCTCCCCAAAGAACTGCACTTACTGACCCTTTCTGAAGCGGCTCGTTAGCAGCCACCCCTCTACGAATGCAGGGACAACAGAGATACCTGCTGGTGCTATGACACACGTACGGAGCAAGTGTCAAAGCACTTTGTTCTGCTATTTTTAAATCCCATTTTGTAACTCTTCCCCTGTTCGGAAACAAACAGCGCCAGACAAGATGGAACTCAGTTCATGCTGAGCTTGGCAGGTACCTTCCGCCCTGCTCCCTAACAGATCGAGCAGAGCCGTCATTACTAGCTGTCGCCATGAACAACCAGGAGAAGCTGGGGGTGGACGGGAAGGCAACAGCTGATGTTGATTGCTGTTGACTGAAGGCCTCAAGGCAAACAGGCCGCAGCTCAGCCAGCCCTGGCAATGTACAGCGGTCTCGGTGCAGAGAAGAGAACGGTCTCTGTTACCTGGCTTTTCTCAACCTCCAAATGAACCTGGGTAAAACAGGCAGGCTCTTGGCTCCCTCTGGAGTCAGTCTCATTAAGGTTTCTGCTCCCAGCCATTGACTTCTTTTATTTATGTGTTTTTTGACGGGGACGGTCTGGGGGAAAGGCTCTTCTTGTTACTGGCTCCCTGTTATCCCTGCAGCCCTAAGCCACTAATCTCACTTCGTCCCATTGGGGGAAACTGACCAGGAACAGCGTCAAGATGGTCAGAGAAGAATCGTTACAATAGAAACGCCTGCCACGTTCAGTCCAACGTTTCACCAGCAAGTCGACTTAGTTTTGCTAAGTTCCGGTTTACACAGGGACACCAGAGTTTGTTCCCTGCCCTGCAGAAACATCCAGAGATGCAACAGGTCCAAACCCACTACCTTGCTGTACAACCCACCAAACAACAGAGCACTAAAATCCCGCCCGTCGCGGGTTAATCAGAGATCGGTCCCTGGGCAGGGTTCTTGCTCTGGGGTTGCTGGTGCCTCACGCTTTTTCAGATGTCCCTTTGGCATCTTCAGGCAAGTCACCGATGGAAACCAACAGGTTCCCAAAAGATGGGGAGACAGAGCCGTCAGCCCCAGTGAAAGGAGAGCTTGGGGGCTGCAACATGAAGCCCCTTGCGTGGGGCTGTTAAGATAATCAGGGCTCTCCATCAAGGCCACGGACGgggaaagagtcctgtggcagctAGTAAAGGACCCTGGGCAAGACCCTGATCAGGAAAGTTCCTGCAAAGGttggttttctttaaaaagaaaagaaaagaaagaggaagccGGCACACGAGACACCTGTTTCCCTTTGGCACTCGAAAGGTTAAATAGGAGAAAGTCACAGATGGCTTCAAACACCTGTGTGAACTTTAAAAGCCCAACAGCGGAGCAGACACTCCGGCACACAAGTCAAGGGAAAACGAGCAGAGCTCAGAGGGAGCTGGTATCTTTCACTCCCACCCCACGCCCTCAGCCAGCTGTTACATCACGGAACCCAAGGGAAAAGCCCCGTCTCAAATGCCACGttgaaaaggacactgtcaaaacaacaacagaaaacccCTGCTGCTTGTTTCCATTGGACAGGGCCAGCCCAGCGGTGCACCTGCAGCTGGTAGGACACCAGTGTGAACATGAGACAACCCCGGGCTCTCCTCTGCAATGGAGGTGCGGCCCCAGACAGCCAAGCACCATCCTGGGCCCAGGGAGAAACCACTTTGTTTTCAGTCCATTTGGGGAAGTTCCCAGACTCTTGGCAAGACCCCAGCGGGGGTCCCACTGCACCAAACTCAGCGGACTGAGGTGGAGCCACAAAGTGACTCGCTCAAAGCCAGGGAGCCCGTTGGGAGGACAGGCCTACATGGGAGGAAAGCTGGGCCAGCGGttaaggtgccagcctgggacgcgggttcaagtccctgtgtgaccttgggtgaggcTTTTACTCTCTCTGGGTCTCAATTCCCCTCTGTGAACCGAGGACAACAGCACTTCCCTCCCTCGCAGCAGGGAGGTGGTGCGGAGAGAGAGACTGACCACCGGGGGGTGCTCAGATATGctggtgatagatggaacccaggagtccggcccCCCACGCTACCCACCTGAGTGCGTGCGGAGGTGGCCGGTGAGCGCGTCTCTCCGGCGGCAGGCGTAGTTGCAGAAGGGACATTTGAAGGGCTTCTCACCAGAGTGCAGTTTGATGTGCCGCAGGAGGTTCCCCTTCTGGGTGAAGGAAGCTCCGCACTGGTTGCAGTGGAACGGCCTCTCTCCTGAAACGCAAGCAGTTCGTGAGACCCCCCCCTCCGCGGGGCGGGTTACAAAAACCTTCTGAACGTTTGCCCTGAACTGTCCTGCTGGGTGAGGGGCGTCGGACTGACAGCCCGGCAGGGAAgacgtgtccccccccccccgcccctctatGCGGGACCACTGTTAAGTGCCCAcggcccattcagtccttagcGTCTGTGCCCCGGCCGCTCACCCGTGTGGCTCCGTTTGTGCACCATCAGCACGTTGGGGCCGATACACACCATCCCGCAGATGTCACATTTCAGCTTGCCGTTGGGTAGCCGGATGCCGCCCGGAGAGTGAGGCTCCTGGCCCGTGCCGTCACAGTACCCCAGGGGCTCAGAGAGGGAGTCTTCCACAATCACACTGTCCTCTTTCTCGAGGAGGCGGTCGTCCTGCGACAGCAGCCTGCTCGCTTCTTCATCACTGTACATTTCCACCTTGATAGAGTTTGctgcagggggatgggagggacaaTACATAAACACACAGGAAATGGAAAAACCTCCATAGGCAGTTTAAAACAACCAATATCACGGACATTGTGGGTGTCACGGCAAAGAAAACAGGGAAGAAAGTTAAATGATCTGCTTGTCAGTAACGTGACTGGCTAAGGGTGCCTAAGGACACCGCCCCTCGTGATACTTCCTGGATTGCTCCAATTTCCACTGGAAAACCGGGCAACCCCCCATCGCAGGGCATTAAAGAAACTGACGTCTCGCAGGAGGCAAGAGTCACAAGACAACAATTGAGACACAACAGTAACGTGGCGAAATGGAACACAAAACTTTTCTGTTTTCGATCGTCAGGGTTGGCAAGTAGCGCCGAGAGACCACCGCCAGGGTGAGAAGGGGCATCCGAGAGGAAGCTGAAGACGACGGGTTCCCGAAAGCAGTCACCAGGCAAGACACCACGTCTGAGCGCTGACAGAGGAACAGCCGCAAGGCAGGGCCAGCAAATCACATCCCGCCCCAGAAGATTTGCATGAGAACGAAGGGATGGCTTGTGTCCTTTAAACTCGCACGGCACGCGAGCCATCACATCGGTAAAAGTAGGAAAAGCGAGCAAGGCAGCGCACCGAGCGCCTGAAGCCAACAGCTCCACTTTCCCACTAGTGACGGCCAAGCGGTCAGAGCCGGCCTTGAAACGCACGTGTCCAGCACAGGACGTGCGTTCCTCATGGAGTGCTTTGCGCCGACGTCACACTCGCAAGGGAACTCAGCGACCCAAGTGGCAATTCCCTGAAAGTCGACAAGCGTGTGAGCAGCCGCATGACAGCAACGGGAACACGGATGCAGGCATACCTGGCGGGGGTGCTAGGTAGCTACAACGGTAGATGCTATGCAACAGGGCCCTGGGTTACTAAGAAGGGCTTGGAACAATCCAGGGCCTCTGGAAAAAAGGGGGGGTGTGGTGAGCCGGGGAAAGACACGTGCATTACAGAGGAGAGCTGGCCAGACTGGCCGGGGGCTAGTGAAAACGAAGCGGGAGAAGGGCTGGGGCCATGGAAAGGGGTCCTGCTTCTGGAAGTGGGGCTACATACACCCCTGCCCCGCACCCTGGCGGAATGAGGAGGGGAGTACTGCCCACCGAGGTTTATGGGGACAGTTAGCCAGGCAGATCAGTGGGGCTCTTTGTTCCTGCCTAGGTGATCTGTACAGCacggtttggggggtggggggtttctaACTGACACCGCACAGTATacctgagctcccagccccccggtgGCAAGCCGCGTCCGTGCACGCGTCACACGGCCTCCTGGTTGCTACCTTCCTTCGCTTCTGCAGCATCGCAGGCTGAGACTGGAAAGCAGAACGGAGATGCCAGCCGTGACCTACATTCCCAGCTATTCTAATGATCTGTGGAATGCCACTGATCAAACAGCCCTTCGGAAGACAACTGGACAGCGATAGCTCCCTGCAAGGTAGAGCCTCGTGGGCAGAGGAAGGGCTGGGTCTCCCtgtccccagcctgctccttccccAATGTTTTCTGAGCAATCTCTCCCCAGATCTTTGGTGCTTTCAGGTCATCCTGGGCAGGGTAGTTTTCAGAGTGGCTGGGGAGACAGGAGAGAGCACCCCAGCCCGCTAACGCTAGTCACCCCCTTAACAAGACACAGCATCTCCATCTGGGTGGCGTTAGCCTCACGTGAAGCGTGTTTCACCTGGACAGCAAAGTCTGTGCATGACTCAGTTTAGAAGTTTCCTGCTGTTTTAAGCCATCCCCGTCAGCCAAGAACTAGGGGGAATTTCCTCCGGGGATTCCTGATGCTGCTCTTTAGACAGCAAGACCTGCTTCTTTGTAATGGAGacacccctctccccgccccgcccccaagcTGGTTTCCTAGTGCTCCGGCGAGGGCTGGGGTGGGCCAGTGAGAGACGGGGAACTGAACAGGTCACCCCACGGGAGGGCAGACCACCACTAAGCCACAGAGAATTTTAATTGCCTCCTTTCAAATATCAGAGTCCGATCTCTTCCATCTAGTGTAATAGATGTGGCTGTTCCTGACCTCTCAGCATGCCGGGAAATTGATGGGCCTGAATTTCGGATTACAAACAGAGGGGCTTTTCTCCCGCTTGGAGGGTAACGGATGTTTGGATTTCCTCACAGCGCCCGTGTTGCCTCCTGGAGACGGGTGTGAGGGCTGGACGTGGGACTAGTCACCCTGAACTCCAGAGGACTAATCCCAGGTTTGATGCGGACCCCACCTCCCGGAGCAATGCAAGCCATGTCCTTGTGCCACAGGGACAATTCTTAcctctggcctggggggttcaGTGAACGTATGCACCATACTATGGAGAGCTCGGCATGGATTTAGCGCGGTGAGTCAACAAAAGAAGAGGACAGTGATTTGAATATCAATGGCATTAGAGCCTTAATCACGAGCCAatttggggcagggcaggcacgTTCCTGCAGGGTGTGTTGGCCGGGATGCTGCAGGTTCTCACTGCCCTTCGGTGGCATCTTCCACTCAGGTGACCTCCTGGGACCACAGGCTCAGCATTGACAGTCTTCAGCCCCCTGGCTCTCCACGAGTGAATCCCAACCACAGTCTGAAAGTGACCGGTCCCTACTGCCTTCCCAGTGAGCGGGTGGCCCCAGTGCAAGCGAGGCGGCTGCTTGGACTGTCCGGAGAAGGATGGTGAATGCTACATTCCCTTTGCACGTCTCTGGTGCCTTTCACCCGAGGATCTCCAAGCGCTCTAGGAGGCCCCGATGGCAGAAGGGGGCTCAGCCCCCTTTCACAgatgggggaaatggaggaaTGACGAGCGGAAGGGACTCGTTTGAGGTTGCTTTaggtcagtggctgagctgggttCTGGCTTTCCAGTCCCCGCTGTAGCTAATGGACAACGCCGCCTCCCAAAAATCTCttggagagaggaaaaaagcTTCTCCTCGGACTTGGGCAATAACAGATTGCCTGGCACACCACCGGTCAAGCCTGCTGCTGGACATTGGCTGGGATTGACTCTGAGGCTAAAACGCTTTCTTGGGGGAAAGCACAAAGCTCAAAACACACCACATTCCACTGGGTGCATCCTGGAGACACAGCACGAACGGACGCCTCTGTGCACAAACACGAAGTGAAAAGCTCCTCTCCCTTGGCAGGAGCTGCCCGGATACGCGGATGTTTGCTGCACTTTGATTTTTTCCATCCCCCGGGGACTGTAATTTTCTTTCTGGGCAGAGGGAGGCCGACTATTGTTCTGCCAGTCTCCTTTCAGAACCAATGTGGAGTCCAGTCTCACTGGAGCGCGATTCTCCGCTGGCAGGGCAGGTTATGTAATATTCCCGCTCCTCTGGGGCACAATGCTTGCTGGATGAACCAGCTGTGAAGTCAAGTCAGATCAGGAGCAATACCATCACCAGCTTCCCTCTGTTAAAGGGGAAGAGCGCTCTCTTTTTCTTTAGGTCGGTCCATGGGTTGGA comes from Chrysemys picta bellii isolate R12L10 unplaced genomic scaffold, ASM1138683v2 scaf1010, whole genome shotgun sequence and encodes:
- the LOC135979571 gene encoding zinc finger protein Eos-like isoform X2, whose protein sequence is MGPFTKEVVSGKRFQPCISRHLLTELCFLFQQSTLKMDIEDCNGRSYISANSIKVEMYSDEEASRLLSQDDRLLEKEDSVIVEDSLSEPLGYCDGTGQEPHSPGGIRLPNGKLKCDICGMVCIGPNVLMVHKRSHTGERPFHCNQCGASFTQKGNLLRHIKLHSGEKPFKCPFCNYACRRRDALTGHLRTHSGG
- the LOC135979571 gene encoding zinc finger protein Eos-like isoform X1 yields the protein MGPFTKEVVSGKRFQPCISRHLLTELCFLFQQSTLKMDIEDCNGRSYISGSGDTSLEKEFSSALVGPTVSTPNSQHSSPSRSLSANSIKVEMYSDEEASRLLSQDDRLLEKEDSVIVEDSLSEPLGYCDGTGQEPHSPGGIRLPNGKLKCDICGMVCIGPNVLMVHKRSHTGERPFHCNQCGASFTQKGNLLRHIKLHSGEKPFKCPFCNYACRRRDALTGHLRTHSGG